gaATTGGAAATCGAATCAAAACGTAAAATGTATGTCAAATCCCAGCTCTACAGGTTTAGAATGGTATCCAGATGAATAAATGATTGCATTGTCATTTTTCAGGTGAAttccttaaaggtgccatagaatgaaaaactgaatttaccttggcatagttaaataataacagttcagtacatggacatgacataccatgagtctcaaacaccatcgtttcctccttcttatataaatctagtatttgcaaaagaccaccgaaaaataggtcaattccaacatatacccgactgttacgaaactttccagagatcgttaatagttacgcctccaacatttgcatcgcccaatcatcagtaacgtcagtatatcagttaaacaaggcgagtcactcaagggacacggttagcttaatgctagcgctagcctgttacattactatacataggatttcacttaccacataaacagagagatgcctgCGCTGATGATTTCTGCGCGGGTtttaactttacacagagcacatgcgatcacagtaatgaaactaaaatatccgcgattcaaaacggcagattcaacaaaccgcatattaaaagcggctagagctcctaattaaatatatatttttatccatgtgtgagctattgagctctgtgaaacagccaatcagagctcattaatattcatgaagcttccaaataacagagcatttcattctaggggcaaattctagggttgtaaatggacctgtaaaaccatttcgggagattttttgccctttcctatgccaaataccttctatgtagatatcagagaacaatttaaaatattctcataatgcattctatggcacctttaataccACATTACTAACAAACGATTGTGTGTTTAATTGCAGCAGCCCCGATCAGGAGAACACAATAGGCGGAGCTCCAGAAAACCTGACATTTAGGGAGCGCCAGAGACTCTTCTCACAGGGAAAGGAAGTGTCGAATAAAGTGAAAGCATCCCGGAAGCTCATGGAACTGGAGAACGAACTCAACATAAAGCAGTAGCGAAGAGCCCTAGCAGGACTAATTGCCAATATGTGACCCAtccctggagaaaaaaaaaaaacacaaaacacatccAACTACGGCTTCCCAGTCATTTCCAAACGGTCTTTTGGGGTTTTACTAAATAACTGGACAATTCACTATCATTTAGCTGCAATAAGAGACGATATTCCGTAAATTCCCTCGAAAGATATATTATAATAAAGCACtgtaaattgttttaattatattaagAAAACTGAAATGACATGAAGGGGGTATATTTTTGTTTGTGAAAAGTTATTCAGAAAATGAAGCAGTCTttgctcattttattttttatttttaataggcAGTAATGTTGGATATTTTATGGTGTTATTTTATTCTCTTTCTACATCTTTCcactacttttttttgttttgaaagtaagTGCCGATATAATAGACCAATGTAAACAGCTCTCAGTACAGAACAGGGGTCCGAATATTATTGAACAGCTCAACAGTAGCGCGTGAACGAATCTTATATAGGAGGCTCacgttttggttttgtttttcttgTCGCACTATTTTTTCCGGCTGTTCATGGATACACAGGCACCTTTCGGCCAATCTCGTGACTGCATTCAAATTGTTTTGCTCTTAAATGAGCTCTCGTAACCTTGTTAGCaccatttgtaaatttcctttgaGAATGTAGTCATTTTTCTTGATTATTTTACTGCGCCGTCTGCAAGTCTGTCATTCCGCTGAGGTTTACcacttttctaaaatgtttaggAGTTTTTTGTGTTTAAATGAACCGGACGATGTGACGCAGTAGCCAGCTGATTGTTTGATGGTAGTATAATGTTAAAAAGAGATGATTTAAAATAAAGAGGTTTGTGGAAATGAGATGCAGGAGCCTTTTGATTAGCAGGTATTTATTTGAACCTTACTGACACAGTGACAGATCTGTTTGTATTTATAAGTCTGGATAGAATCTGCAGGTTAAATTTGATGGATGAGCGACAAACGTGAGGTTTAAACACTAAAGGCCACTATCCGCTGTTTGGTTGTGCGTTAAACGGCTTCCATCTGCCCACAGTATTGCAGAGGTTTATTTAAATGGAGGATCCGGTCGTGTCTCTTCACTTTGAAGCACCTGCATCTTTTCTTTCATAGTCTAGACCTGTTGGCGCCTGTGTAAATAATTTTCCAGAGAACACAGACTTTGTAAATCAAACGATGCATAAGGGTAATGTCAATATCCTACcttttttgtcactttgacaAACATAAACtgacacatatacacacacacagtcgtGTTTTCATTTTAGGTTAAAGAcaaattcatttgattcattttaatggttGTTACATAGGCTTTtgtaaatcataaataaatatggattttacaaaaaagctgaaaaattgTCTCTATTTTGTGTAGAagcttcacttttttttttttttttgattgtggATACAGTATTAAAGGTTTATTGAGCTTATGTtcttccatatatatatatatatatatatatatatatatatatatatatatatatatatatacacacccacacattttttttttctgagcaaaaaaaataaatatcatatatttgaccctaatttacagaagacgcctactaaaatgtcattcagtgtaacaatcttgtaagGTGgcatatttactatttatttcatgtttaatatgtacaagtacaattatatgtacaaatttttacataaatattgtgttacactgtatgacaatgtaacttatttttcaaccaaattttgtcatttttttcatcaaaaacttatttgaaaccttaaaagtacactttacttacatttaatgtgctttctatggacataaaatcacctttgtaaatttcttttgacgtggacatcctaatgtctttgacccatatatattttttaagtttatttacattttgttaatattgttgcatattttataaaaaatgaaaaaatatattgtaatatgtattttttttattgttttacaaaAAAGCTTAATCTATTTTGTAAGAATgtctactaaatgaaaaaaaatatgctaACATTATTATTTACTTAGAATTtgattatttgcattttttttcccaATTACGAGACCGTTATACCCAAGTTTCTACTTTACCACACAGAAATCAAAATAGACTTTAATTCAGTAAATGAAAGCATGTTAAAAAACAGGTGAAATCATATCATTGtcattgaattttatttttaatgcatttttgaaaAATCAATAGATTAGAATACAAACAAGCATGATTGATATTACTTTCTGGACCCTTAAAAACAAATAGACTTCAGTAATGACCGTGGAGCTGTAATTGTGGcatcttaatgtttttttgtattattatcagAGTCGTTGGTacttatatccacctttttcttcccagaAGAGTGGGTGTGGGtatggcttccagtctcatccatgtccagatatttttagctgtacagaacagcttgttttgctgcttgatattgcaaattggtgtgtcttaccatattttaatgtattattttaattatgagcacactggtttgtagtgcaaaccttTTTACGGTTTActacacattgttattcttcattATTTCTCTAcagcggataatgaaccggaagtctcacccataggcttacttatgcgttgaagaaaaaggtggatagagtAGGTTAGGTTACACAAAGCAGTTGTGTTTTGTCATCTGAACACTCTGTGGGTGTATGACACATGTTGTCTATTCACAATACTGCGGCAGTCTTACATTATTGACACCAGGATCAGCTCACAAACATGGATCACAGACAGCTGTCAATGTGCAGACACAATTGTGGGTGTGGATTCAATGTTTCTGACAACAGTTCTGAGAACagttttgaatgtatttttgaaACTCTATCACTGCTTTCTCCTGCTCTTTTGTCTCAATGGACCCTTTTCGGAGTTGGCGGATTTCTTTGATGGCTTCCAGACCTGAGATGTTCCTTGTTTTCACCAGGTAGCAGGCCAGCATGGTTCCCGTTCTGCCATGACCATGCATACAGTGAACCGCAACGCCCTGAGGAGCACAAAAGAAACTAAATCGGGTTTTAACTGTCTGACAGCAGTTTATGAAATAAAAgggttaaaaatgttttatatacaaAGTATATAGCCTACAAATGCATAACTGTACTGTATTGTATCTTTGTAAATTCATTTATTAATGCTatgtgttttcaaaaaaaaatgtttagatcAATTATTAAAAATTCACAATATATGAAAGAAAGCGGGACATGACCACTAaaatatctgaccctggaccacaaagccagtgttaagtagcacaggtatatttatagcaataaccaaaaatacattgtatgggtaaaaaattattaatttttcttttatgccaaaaatcattcggatattatgtaaagatcatgttccatgaagatattttgtaaatgtcctaccataaatatatcaaaacttaatttttgattaatatgcattgctaagaatttcacttggacaacttgaaaggcggttttctcaatatttagatttatttttcagattccagattttgaaacagctgtatctcagccaaatattgtccatattctaacaaaccatatctgatggaaagtttatttattcacctttaaatgatgtctcattttaaataaattgactcttatgactggttttgtggtccacatttGGCAAAAAGTTATTTACTATAGGCTTTTTAGAGCAGTTATGTCATCATGACAACAAAGTTTAGATATAACTTTACACTTTAAACAATTTAAGTGCACAAGCCttacattaatacatttaaaaaaatcattttaacatgtatacagtaccattaaaaaaaaaaggttttatttaatgttttttgaaaagaaGTCTTTTACTTAccaagtctgtatttatttgattaaaattacagaaaaaaaaactgtaaaattgcgaaatattattacaattaaaaaaaaaagtttgctatttgaatatatttaaaaactttaaaggcgattttctcaatatttaaatttgtttttccaccctcaggttttcaaatagttttatctcagccaaatattgtcctatcctaacaaaccgtacatcaatggaaagcttattcattcagcttcATTCAAAacttgacctttatgactggttttgtgatccagggtcacatagatAGATATAGTAAAGTCCTCATACCGCTACTAGAGAAGCTTGTACTCGGCGGCGTCACGTGGAACATGTTACTTTTCTCAACGCTATTCAGGATCGACCAATAAGAGCCATTTGTGATTACAGATCGAAGGAGTATTCGGTTGTTTGAGGCGCCCTCTTGCGGAACAAAACTTCGATTTACACAGGAAACAGATGCTTTCGAATAAAAGTATTAGCATTATAAGTATAAAACACGTCTCGTACAtacatattgggtgaaaacgaagTTGTAGACTTTTTAATTCGATGAACCTGTTGTTTAAAAACAGTATAAAAGCGTTTCTCCCTCACCTCCCCTTTAGCATTGGCTTCCTCCACGATGCTCAGGAATCTCAGGATTTGAGGGAGAGTCGGCGGAGTGAAGTCCACTATACTGATGTGATGCAGGATGAGCCCCGGACAGGTATCGTATTTCGGTGGTTTGGTCTCTAGCAAGCACACCAGATGTTTGATTCCATTCTCCACCAGGAACTTATAATGCTGAGTTTCTGAAGGACAGGCCAGTCCGGCGAGTTTCTGAGGTTCGACCCATGAGAAGTTCGGCGGCGCGACGGAAGCGTGCGACATGACTAACGTTAGATGAACAGTGAGTGCTGCTGCTGCCCTTTGCTTCTTCACAGCGACATTATATAGCGCCTAACCCTACATAATAATCGGGCTGCAAGGGCGTGTCTTATTTGACTGTCAAATACTCATTGCATAATACTACTTCtgataaatgttaatattaaggGCGTAGTACTTCGTAGGGACGCTAGGGACAGGTTCCTACTAATATCCAGCGACAACTAAATTGTCCCTAGCAATAATTTTGTGAAGAAATTGTGCACAGCTCAGTTGAATGATAAAGTTTACTCACTTTATGTTGTAAAACTGAAGATACAAAGCAAACCGTTAGCTGAAATGTCcacaaaatacataaattaatcgATTGATTAATTGCCAGGGATGAATATTGCCCCTAAAtgtaaaagctgttttctgacttaCCCTGCTCTATACAGACTAATCCAATCAGATAAAATAATAACTTCTCAAATCTTTATTACAATGTCGTAACATTGACTGAAAATAGCAtagatatatattatatatatatacgtagatgcctcattagcgactgtttctatgggcctttatcCATAAGCTGTCTGCCATTTTGCTGCGGTCCACTTGAcatcattcacccatagatctatgtaaatcaccatagtaatcacttgtaattcgaaatgccacagtcctgcacagccgttggtctgcgaacctacagtatggtgaatgacgtcaagtggaccgttccaatatggTGGACGCATCTAcatgcttggagcggtccaatggggtatctacgtatatatatatctatggaaaATAGTATGAGGTGCAACTCgtcttaaagaagtagttcactttcagaacaaaaacttacagataatgtactcacccccttgtcatccaagatgttcatgacatgtctgtctttcttcagtcgtaaggaaattatgttttttgaggaaaacatttcaggatttctctccatataatggacttctatggtgcccccgagtttgaacttccaaaatgcagcttcaaatggctctaaacgatcacagcagaGTAAAATAAGGGACTTATCTaccaaaacgatgggttattttctgttcctccatcttggctaagcttttaatgtttttcgtgaaaggaagaagctgatttccttTACATcggggtaaaagcaacattcattattaatttcatattagagctttgatttgcctgaattgacagtgaataaggtgagtcaaactgtttatgaaactacccaaaataagctttaaaaagtattttatttcagggttttgattatactgtacttttacatttttttattctttgaaaatgcttacaaaattaccccaattattcttgaattattatttgatttttaagcagttcaaaacaacctgatgaacatgaatttgtacacatcgcaatatatatcgcaggaaaaaaatacatcgcaatgtatttttttcccaatattgtgcagccctaatttaGATAGAATTTTCAGATTGGCACTTTGTAGTGCacagcgtgaatcatttgatttagtttggaacttcgaagcgggtttgtgaatctatTGATTCAGATCGTAAGTTCGGAGCgtaaatcgcaaatcatttgatttagatcggaactttgtggCGGGTTTGAAAATCTTTTGATTCCTGTCGGAACTTCAGACCTCATATtgtaaatcatttaatttagataggGACTTTAGAGCGTGGAGCGCAGATcgcgaatcgtgaatcattttgaATCATccgaactttggagcgggtttgtgaatgtattgattccgatcggaacttcagagcacagatcatttgatttacatcaaAACTTTGGAGAGAGTtggcaaatcttttgattcagatcggcacTTTGTAGCGCAcagtgcaaatcatttgatttagatcggaacttcggggcgggttcgtgaatctattgattcagatcagaactttggagtgtggatcacaaatcatttgatttagatcgggacttcaaagtgtGGATCCCGAatcataaatcatttgatttagatggaattttggagtgggtttgtgaatctattgattcagatcagaacttcggagcacggATCGTGAATCATGGAACGCATatcgcaaatcttttttttttttgtctttcttttttaattaaacagtgcAAAACATCTGAGCAACAtttcaacatttagatttttttaattagatttttgctAAAAAATATCAGAACAGTGTAGCCCATTTTCTAAAAATCACACTGAATTTTAATTCAGACATTGAAAACATGTAATAAATGATGAAATCGAGCAACTGAATTGTTTTCAAACCATTAAATATTTGTAGTACACCTCTGAATGAAtcaatacaaaacaataattattattaaatgataATTAAGCACTTAATTAATCAACAGCATAAATGGAAAACAACAGTTGTTTAGGCCTAgtcattgaaaaataattttcGGTTTAAATGTATGTTAATTGCATAGATTAATTTGTAA
The window above is part of the Garra rufa chromosome 13, GarRuf1.0, whole genome shotgun sequence genome. Proteins encoded here:
- the dusp23a gene encoding dual specificity protein phosphatase 23a, with product MSHASVAPPNFSWVEPQKLAGLACPSETQHYKFLVENGIKHLVCLLETKPPKYDTCPGLILHHISIVDFTPPTLPQILRFLSIVEEANAKGEGVAVHCMHGHGRTGTMLACYLVKTRNISGLEAIKEIRQLRKGSIETKEQEKAVIEFQKYIQNCSQNCCQKH